ATTTTCGTCGGCTTAACATCATGTTGAGCAAGAAATTCAGTGATATGACGGGTGATGGCAGGGTCGCCTTCGTAGTCTAAATTGATCGCACTAAAACCACTGCGGGCGGTTTTTTGAGCTTGCTCACCAAACTGAACCACAGGGAAAAAGCCATCAATTAAGAGTCGTTGGACATCTTGCTGGCTCAAGCGGGTTTTAATGCTGTTGTTAAACACACTGCGACCACGGCTTGGCACCACCACACTGACCTCTGCAAGATCCACATTCGATAAGAGGCGCTCTTTGGCTTCACGACACGCCTGAGTTAAGCCACTGATCTGCCAAGGCTCAAGATGAGTGCCTTCTTGAGCCAGCTGGGCGGCAAGATGGTAAGTTAAAGTGAGATCCATATTATCGCCGCCAAGCAAAATATGCCGGCCTACGGCTACTCGCTCAAGACCCAAAGCCCCGTCATTATCGACAGCCTGAATCAGCGATAAATCTGTGGTGCCACCGCCCACATCGACAACAAGAAGATGCTCGTTGACATCTAGGCTGTCGCTCCACTTTGGTTGATCGGACAGCCAAGCGTAAAACGCCGCCAGTGGCTCTTCGATGAGACGCGCTCGCAACCCAACCCGTTCTGCGCTTTGCTCGGTAATCGCTCGTGCCGCCGGATCAAACGAAGCTGGCACCGTAATAACCACGTCTTGCTCGCTAATGGGTGCATTCGGAAATTGCTGCGCCCACGCATTGACAAGATACGCCAGCAAATCTTGAGTGACCTGAGCAGGCGAAACTTTTTCCACTTCGGCCAAAGCATCGACAGGCAAAATGGGGTCATTCGCATTGACGCGAGAGTGGCACAGCCAACTTTTTGCGCTTTGAACTAGACGCCCGGCAGACTTAGCCCCTAATTCACGTGCTAACTGACCAACAACTGAAGGTGCTTTACCCCAAGGGAGTTGCAAGTCACTCTCTAAAAATTCAGTTTGATGCGGAAAATAGACAAACGAAGGTAATGAAGGCCGAGCATCCACTTGACCCGCTGCGATGAATTGAGGAATCAAGAGTTGTTGAATGTGACCAGTGTGTCCCGACGAGGCATAAAAGACAGCAGAATGCGTGGTACCTAGGTCAATACCGATAAAATACTTATCCATGGTTTATACCTCGATTTCAGCAGGCGCCAGAATGTTTAAGCTGTCTGTGTTGGTGACTTTTGGCAAACGCGTCTCAGTGATTTTCCAACCGGGATGAATCAAGGTACCAGAATAAGGCCCCTTGCCTTCTACCCGTCCTTCCAACTTGATTTGCTTGGCGTCGTAATCCGCTGAGACCTCTACGCGACTGTTTTCAGCCGCGCTGTTAACCACATCGATAGTGAAATGTTGATTTAACACTTTGGCGCAACCAGCATGAATTTGACGAGACGCTGCACCGACATCCGCATCGCTGTAGTTGTCGATACTTTCTTGCACGAAATCAATGAAACGTGCTTCTTGTTGCAGCAATTGCAGTAATTGATGCGCACCGTCGGCGTTTACCGTGTCCAACACTGGCGCTGCCACTTCAATTTCACGAATCACTTCAACCGTTTCCGTGATGACTTTTGGCTCAGATTCAAAGGCAAACAATTGGCCTTGGCTTGCTGTTTGACAGCGAGCGGCATAATCGCCGCTCCCCATGTACTTGAAAAACTGGCCAAACGCGCCGAAGAAGCGCGGTAAAAAAGCAACTGGTTTAATTTTGTTTGTCATAATTTATCCGTTTTGCATGTCTTCAAGCTCAAGCCAACGCTCCATGGTGCCCTCTAATTCTTCTTCTTTGTGGGCCAATTTGGCTAAGGTTTTTTGTACGTTTTCAGCGTCGTCAGCGTAAAAATCGTTGCGGCTTGTGATCACATGAAGCGCAGCGATTTCCTCTTCTAATTTGGCAATTTTAGCGGGCATGTCATCAAATTCGCGTTGAATTTTATAACTTAATTTTGCTTTTGGCTTGCTCGTCTCTTTTGTGTCAGTGGCTGTCTCTACTGCCGCTGCACCCTTCGTTTTGACTTTAGGCGTGTCTGTTTGGGATGTGGATTCTGTTGGGAATTTACCGCCTTGGCGAATCCAATCTTTATAGCCACCCACATACTCTTTAACATGACCTTCGCCTTCAAACGCAATCACGCTGGTGACCACGTTATCTAGGAACGCACGGTCATGGCTGACTAACAGCAAGGTACCGTCGTAGTTCATCAGGAGTTCTTCTAACAACTCCAATGTTTCCACATCGAGGTCGTTGGTCGGCTCATCCATAATCAATAGGTTAGCAGGACGCGTGAACAACTTCGCTAATAACACACGGTTACGCTCACCACCTGACAAGGCTTTAACAGGGGTACGAGCACGCTCAGGCGGGAACAAGAAATCGCCCAAGTAGCCAATCACGTGCTTATTTTGACCGTTGATTTCAATAACGTCTTTGCCTTCACCCACGTTTTCCGCCACGGTTTGCTCGGGGTCAAGCTGCTCTCGCAATTGATCAAAATACGCCACATTGAGTTTCGTACCTTGACGAACCGTGCCCGACACAGGCGCTAAATCGCCCAATAGGATTTTTAAGAAGGTACTTTTACCGCAACCATTAGGGCCAATCAAACCAATACGATCACCGCGGTTAACAATAAAGTCCATCGGCTGCAGAATGACTTTATCTTCAAAAGAATGGCTAACTTGGGTGAATTCTGCCACCAATTTACCCGATTTTTCTTTGGTCTCGATCGCCATCCTTGCATTGCCTTGGCGACCAATACGTTCTGAACGCTCTACTCGCAATGCTTCTAAAGCTCGGACTCGGCCCTCATTACGGGTCCGACGCGCTTTAATACCTTGGCGAATCCATACCTCTTCTTCAGCTAAACGCTTATCGAACAAGGCATTGGCACGCTCTTCTTCTTCAAGCAGCTTTTCTTTAAAAGTAAGAAAGGCATTGATATTGCCACTAAAAGAAATCAGGTTGCCACGATCCAATTCGATAATACGGTTGGCTAATTTTTCTAAAAAACGACGGTCATGGGTAATAAACAAGATCAAACCGCGGAATTGTTGCAGCTGTTGCTCCATCCATTCGATGGTCGGCACATCCAAATGGTTAGTCGGTTCGTCCAGCAACAAAACGTCTGGATTGGCAATAAGTGCTTGCGCCAAAATAACTCGACGACGCCAGCCACCTGACAATTCAGACATTAACTTATCGGCTGGTAGCGCTAAACGCTGCACCATATGATTAACGCGTTGCTCTAAATCCCAGCCTTGGATGCGATCCAGTTCGGTTTGAATGTCGCTTAGCTCATCGGCGTGATCGTTTTCGAAATCTTCCAGTAGTTTAAAATAACGCGTCATCAATTCATGGGCTTGCCCGGCTCCTTGACTGACCACTTCACGAACGGTTTTTTCGTTCGCATCGGGCAATTCTTGAGGTAACTGACTGATCGTCATACCGCCTTCAAGGCGAACCATGCCTTCGTCAGGCACTTGTTCCCCTGATATGACTTTTAATAAGGTGGATTTACCCGCGCCATTACGACCGATGATCGCAACACGCTCACCGGCTTCGGCAGAAAAACTGATTTTTGACAGCAGTGGATTATGCCCAAAAGCAACACTGATCTGTTCTAACGACAATAGACTCATATCTATCCATATTAAGTAAAAATTTTGTGGCAATATAGTAGCATTCTTCTTTATGAAGGTTCAGCAAATAGACACGACAAGGCCGTAAAAAAGCGCTGTTGGGACAGGTTATGCGCCTTTTCGCTTCATTTTCTAACAAAAAATCCTACAAGAAACGCGGTTAATTAAACGTTCAAAATAAAAACGGCTTTATTCCTGTTTATTTGTGAATATACTGGACCCCATTAAATGATCATTTTTCAATTGTCATGGAGTACTTAATGGAGTTCAAAAGTAAAATAGGACCTATCACGGCGGTTGTTGTCACCTCGGCCGTGGTGGCTTGGATGTTTTTAGGAGGAAATGGCATTACCGTCAGTCCACATCAAAACAGTACGCAAGAAGTCACTTCGTCAACTTCAACTTCAACTTCAACTTCAACTTCAACTTCAACTTCAACTTCAACAGAGAGCAAAGCCGCTTACCCGGTTCAAGCGCAAACACTAACCGCACGAACCATTGAAATGCATTTACCACTCAGTGGAAGCACATTAGTTAATGACACGCTAACATTAACTAACAGCTATCAAGGTCGCATTACTCGGTTATTTGTAGAAAAAGGGGGAATGGTGAAAAAGGGAGAGGCGATATTAACAATCGATACGCGCACACTGACCTTACAGATCCGCCAAGCCACTCTTCTAATTAAGCAAAAGCAGCTTGAACTAGACGGGATCAAGAAATTAAATGCTAACAACTTAACGTCTAAAGTGAATTTGGCGCAGGCTGAAACGGATTTAGCGTCAGCCCAAGCGACGGCGCGCGCTCTGCAAGTCGATTTAGAAAATGCCACGTTAACCGCGCCTTTTTCAGGGATTCTAAACACTCTGGACGTTCAAGAAGGTCAAGTGCTATCGGTTGGGGCTTCAGTCGGCGTATTGGTCTCAATTAATCCGATAAAAATAAGCGTCAACGTGCCTCAAAATAAAATCCAACACATCACTTTGGGCACTCAAGGTAACATTCGCCTGGAGTCAGGCAAAAAAGCAGAAGGCTTTGTGTCCTATATCAGCGCCACCGCAAACCCAACCAGCAGAACCATTCGTGTCGAAATGCTGGTGGACAACCCAGACAATACAATACTGGCGGGACTCACGGCCGCGGTGGACTTTTTACTTGATGAACAACGTGCCCACGCTTTTTCTCCCGCTTTACTCACGCTGGATGACGCAGGCAATACCGCCATTAAAATCCTAGACTTGGACAACAAAGTCGTCGTAACGCCGGTTGACATCATTAAATCTGAACGCGAGCAAGTTTGGGCGCGGGGCTTACCAGATAATGTAAACATCATTACGGTAGGGCAAGGCTTTGTTACAGCTGGTGACAAAGTTGACGCCCACTATCAACATTAAGGAGGCTTTATAATGCAAACATTAATTGAGGCTGCCTTAGCTCGCTCACGAACGGTAATGATGTTTTTTGTACTTATTTTAATCATGGGCACTGTGTCCTACATTGAAATTGCCAAAGAAAATGACCCTGACATTACGATCCCCATGGCGTATGTCTCGGTTTCGTTAGAAGGCATCTCACCTGAAGACGCCGACAGCTTACTTGTTCACCCATTGGAAAAAGAACTTAAAGGCCTTGACGGTTTAAAAGAACTTAAATCAACAGCATCCGAAGGCCATGCTTCTATAATGCTCGAGTTTCTATCTGGGATAGACATTGATCAAGCCATCAGCGACACCAAAGACAAGGTCGATAGAGCAAAAGGTGAACTGCCTTCTGATGCGGATGAACCAACGGTCACAGAAATCAATTTATCGACGTTTCCAGTGTTGCGTGTCAATTTGTCAGGCAACGTTGATTTTGCGACACTCAGCCGCACAGCCAAAAACCTTCAAGACGACATTGAAGCTGTTGACGGCGTTTTAGAAGCCAAAATAAGCGGCGATCGTGATCAACAAGCACAGATCATCATTCGTCCGGAACAGCTTGAGTCTTACAACTTATCCCTGGCTGATGTGGCCAATTTTGTGTCGGGTAATAACCGCCTAGTGGCAGCGGGAAATCTTGATACTGGTGCTGGACGCTTTTCCCTCAAGGTACCGGGTCTGCTAAAAACCAAGGAAGACATTCTGAATCTTCCAGTAAAAGCGGATGGTGACCAAGTCGTATTACTCAAAGACATCGCTACCGGCGAACTTACCTTTGAAGACGCCAACAGCTACGCCCGCGTTGAAGGCAAACGCAGCATTACCTTAGCGGTATCAAAACGGGTGGGGGCTAACATCATCAATACCATTCAAGCCGTAAAAGTCGTCGTCGAAAACGAAAGTCAACAGTGGCAAGGTGGCGTCGAATACAATTTGACGGGAGACAAATCCACAGACATAGAGACCTCCCTTAATGATCTTTTTAACAATGTGTTAACGGCAACCTTGTTAGTCATGATTGTAATTGTTTGGGCGTTAGGCATTCGCAGCGCATTTTTAGTTGGACTGGCCATTCCTGGGGCGTTTTTAGCGGGCATCTTAATTCTCGACTTGCAAGGTTACACCATTAACATGGTGGTACTGTTTGCGCTGATCTTAAGTGTCGGCATGCTGGTAGACGGCGCCATAGTGGTGACGGAATACGCAGACCGAAGATTGGCCGAAGGCGCTTCAAAAACACAAGCGTACAGTGAAGCGGCGAAACGCATGGCGTGGCCAATCACAGCATCCACCGCAACAACATTGGCCGTATTCATGCCTTTGTTGTTTTGGCCAGATATTGTCGGTGAATTTATGCAATTCATGCCCATCACCATTATAGCAACACTGTCTTCTTCCCTAGTCATGGCACTCATTGTACTGCCAACGATTGGTTCCATTATTGGCAAAAAAGGTGCCTACAGCAACAAGACCATGCACGCGTTACGTCTCTCCGAAACAGGGAATTTGCACGAGCTCACTGGCTTAACAGGCCTTTACGGCAAAGCGCTGACTCGACTGGTAGAAAGCCCCATTTGGGTGTTACTTTTCACAATTGCTTTATTGATTAGCGTTTTTGTTGGCTATGGAAAATTTGGCAAAGGCGTTGAATTCTTTCCCAATATTGAACCCGAGTCAGCAAATTTGGATATTCGTGCCCGAGGAGACCTATCTCTGGCCGAAAAAGATGCTCTCGTTAGGCAAGTTGAACAGCAACTTCTTGGCACAAGAGAGCTTAAGAGTGTGGTAGCTACGTCTTACGCGGCACCCGGAAACAATGCCGCACCAGACAGCATTGGCTCCATCAGTATGGAATTTATTGATTGGTATCAACGCGACACGGCGAGCGTCATTTTAGATCGCATTCGTGATAAGACCAAACAAATTCCTGGCATTGAAGTCAGTGCCGAAAAAGAACAAGGAGGACCTCAATCCGGTGCCGATATTCAGTTGCAGCTTAGTTCAAGCTATTCTCAAGCCCTGAACATCGCTGCGGATGAAATCAGCAAGCAACTGCTATTAAGAGAAGAGATCATTACGGTCAGCGACGACAGATCCCTTGCTGGCATTGAATGGCGTATCGACATCAATCGTGAGGAAGCCAGCCGCTATGGCGTTGATGTTAATAGCTTGGGTAATGCCATCAAGCTCGTGACAACCGGTATCACATTAAGTGATTTTTTACCTGAAGGAGCCGATGATAAAATCGATATCGTTTTGCGCTATCCGGTAAATCAACGCAACTTGGATCAACTTGATCAGTTACAGATTCCGACCAATCAGGGCAGCATTCCTGCGAGTAACTTTATTAATCGCTATGCAGCACCGAAACAAGGAGTCATCAATCGCACCGACGGTAAAAAAACCATCAAAATCGAAGCTGATGTAAAAGATGGCCTCGTTGTGGACGAAGTAATTAAGGCCATTAAAGTCAAACTTGATGCCGCCGGCATTGATAAAACCGTTAGCTATGAGTTCAGAGGCAACACGGAAGAGCAGCAAAAATCCATGATGTTTCTAATGAAAGCGTTTGGTGTGGCGTTTTTCATCATGGCGATTATTTTGGTTACTCAATTTAATAACTTCTTCCAATGCCTATTAATCTTAAGCGCGGTTATTTTCTCTACCATGGGCGTACTGATTGGGTTGATGGCTAAGGGTCAGCCATTCGGTATTGTTATGAGTGGTGTTGGGGTGATTGCGTTAGCGGGCATTGTGGTGAACAACAACATTGTTCTAATCGATACGTTTAACGGCTTACGCCAGCAAGGTATGTTAGTTCGCGAAGCGGCGATACGGACCGGAGTACAAAGATTGAGACCTGTAATGCTCACCACAATCACGACGATTCTCGGCTTGGTGCCCATGGTATTTCAATTTAACATTGATATCATCCATCAGACCTTCAGTATCGGTGCCCCTTCTGCACAATGGTGGACGCAACTGTCTACCGCCATTGCCGGTGGATTGACCTTTGCCACACCGCTCACTCTTATTTTAACACCCTGCCTATTAGTCCTAGGGCATCGAAAAAAGGAACGTAACCAACAAGCCCTAGAAGAAGCTGCCAACTTGGATGCAAACACCAAATTACATTCTGAGAATCATTTAAATTCAGATACCAATTTGAGTATTGAAAACGCCCATTAAAAAGTGCGTTAATGCCTGATCATTAATTTATACGGAAAGAGACCAGACAAAAAAAAGGGAGCCGATGCGAAAACAGCTCCCTTTTTTGTCTTTTATTTATATTTACATAAATGCGTTATCAGTTACGGTATGGTCCGTTGAGTCTTTCACGGCTGTGAGGCCCGGCACCTTCTCCATTAGCGTCTTTTCAACGCCCTCTTTAAGCGTCAAATCCACAGCGCTGCAACCTTGACACCCCCCGCCAAATTTCAACACAGCTACTTGACCATCAATCACTTCGAGCAAACTTACTTCACCGCCATGAGCCGCCAATCCTGGGTTAATATCAGAATAGAGCACATAATTGATCTGATCTTCTATCGGGCTGTCAGAAGTAACCTTAGGCATTTTAGCGTTAGGCGCCTTAATCGTTAACTGCCCTCCCATTTTCTCTGTCGCATAATCCACAAATGCTTCATCAAGAAAATTGATCGAATTCTTTTCGATATAGACTTTTAATTTAGGCAGATTCAAAATCTCATCTGCTTCATTTACTTCATCAGGTCGGCAATACGCCAGACATGTTTCTGCGTGCGGCGTTCCTGGCTGCTGAATAAAAATTCGTACTGCAATTCCCTCAACATCTTGTTTTTCAAGCAAAGAAGAAAGGTATTCTTGGGCACTATCCGTAATTGTAATGTTCATAACAACCCTTTTCTCAATCTATATAACGGTCAATAACGCCATATTACCGCAGAAAAACAGCAAAGCCAAAGACCAAGTAAAAAAGTAGGGTATTTTTCCTTTATCTTTTTGTGAGGGTGTATAAAGCAGAATTTTAAATAAGCCTTATTAGAAAAAACGCTAAAGATATAGATAAATATTCATTTTTAGAATAAAGGATTTTTGATATCATTAAAAAACTTAACTTTATCAACCACGGTTTATTCCACTATGTATCAATACGACGCCATTGACCAACAGCTTGTTGAAGAGCGTGTAGCACAATTTCGCGATCAAACACGCCGCTACCTTAACAAAGAGTTAAGCGAGCAAGAGTTCTTACCATTGCGTTTACAAAATGGCCTTTATGTCCAACGCTATGCACCAATGCTTCGTATCGCTATTCCTTACGGCATGCTCACAAGCACCCAACTTCGCACCCTAGCGGATATCAGTTGCCGCTATGACAAAGCTTATGGGCATTTTAGTACACGCCAAAACTTGCAACTCAACTGGCCCAAACTTGAAGACGTTCCTGATATTTTAGCCGAATTGGCAACAGTACAAATGCACGCTGTACAAACGAGCGGTAACTGCATTCGTAACACAACAACCGATCAGTACGCCGGCGTTATCGCAGACGAAGTCGTTGATCCTCGCCCCTACTGCGAGCTTATTCGCCAATGGTCAACCTTTCACCCAGAATTCGCTTTCTTGCCACGCAAATTTAAAATTGCCGTCAATGCTACCGATTCGGCTGATCGTGCTGCGACGCAAGTTCACGATATTGGCCTACACATCAAAAAAGACGCTGACGGCGAGATTGGCTTTAAGGTAATTGTCGGTGGCGGTCTTGGTCGCACACCAATGGTCGGTGTAACTATTAGCGAATTTGTTCCTCGCGCTGACCTACTCACTTATTTAGACGCCATTATTCGTGTTTACAACCAACATGGACGTCGTGACAACAAATACAAAGCACGCATCAAGATACTCGTGAAAGCGCTTGGCATTGAAGAGTTTCGTCTTCGTGTTGATGCGGAGTGGGCGCACTTACGCGGGAATGAAAGCACCGTTCCGATGAGTGAATTTGATCGTCTAGTCCATTTTTTCCATGACCCATCCTACGATACCTTGACCAACCAACCAGAAGCCTTAACGACTAAACTTGCTCAAAGTGCAGGGTTCGCGCGCTGGTACGAGCGCAATACTTTTGTACATAAAAAAGCAGGCTACCGCATTGTTACGCTGACGCTGAAAAAAGCAGGCCAAGCGCCTGGCGATGCGACCGCGGAACAAATGCAAAAAGCCGCCGATCTTGCGGATACTTACAGCTTTGGTGAACTGCGTGTTAGTCATGAGCAAAACCTGGTTTTGGCTGATGTACGTCAAGATAAACTTGCCGAATTATGGGACGCCGCTAAAGAAGCGGGCTTTGCCACTCCTACACTTGGCTTGCTAACGGACATGATTTGCTGCCCCGGTGGCGACTTCTGCGCACTCGCCAATGCTAAGTCCATCCCGATCGCAGCACAAATTCAAGACACCTTCAGCGATTTAGATTATTTGTATGACCTTGGGAATATTGATCTCAATATCTCTGGCTGCATGAATGCTTGTGGTCACCACCATGTTGGTAACATTGGCATACTAGGTGTTGATAAAAAAGGCGAAGAGTTCTACCAAATATCAATTGGTGGTGCATCTGGCCATGATGCCAGTATTGGCAAGATCCTTGGCCCCTCCTTTGCACAAGAGGAGATTAGCCAAGTCATCCAGAAACTTATGACTGTTTATGTTGAGAATCGCGCTGAAGAAGAGCGCTTTATTGATACTTATCGCCGCGTTGGCATCACACCATTTAAAGAGGCCGCTTATGCCAAAGCTAATTAAGAACGGTGAAATAATCGACAATACTTTTACTTGGCATCAGGATGCTGAACAAGCTGTCACAAAAAATGCCATTATTTCTGCAAAACAATGGCTCAGTGAAGAATACGCTTCGAATAGTGTTGCTGGAATTTGGCTAGATGCTGGAGACGGCGTTGAATGCCTTGATAGCGTGGATTTAAACCAGTTTGACGTTATTGGCATACACTTCCCAGCTTTCGCTGATGGTCGTGGCTTTAGCTATGCAAGACTATTAAGGGAAAGACGTCAATATGATGGTGAAATCAGAGCTCTAGGGCATTTCATTCCCGACCAGCTTGGTTATTTATTACGTGTTGGCTTTACGAGCTTCCAGTTCAATGACAATGTCAATTTGGAAAAGGCGCTTGAGCTTCACAAACCCTTTTCGATTGCTTACCAAGGCGATGTTTCTGATCCTAGACCAATTTTTTTGCGAAGATAGAAAGATCATCTGACCCAAAACTTTATAAAAGGCCATTCGTATGGCCTTTTTCTATTGCGTATTGAACGCCTCATGATTATCGTATTAAACAGAATAAAGTGATCTATTGCTGAAGGAATCAAAGGTGTCTAAAAAACGTATCATTAGCCTAATTGTTGGCACACTACTTTGCACGACGGCGCATTCTGCGACCGTATACATATCAGACATCCAGTTTGTTGCCATTCGAGAAGGACAAGACAACAGCACAAGAGCAGTCGAACGAGGCCTCAAAAGCGGCACCCCATTACAATTAATAGAACAAAGTGATGGCTACACCAAAGTAAGAACACCCAGTGGCAATGAAGGCTGGGTCGCCGATTATTTTTTAAGTGAAGACATGGTCAGCAGAGACCAAATTCTAAACTTACAGAGCCGGTTAGAGCAAAGCGTTGAAGACAGAGACAGTATCGCTGACGTGTTAACGACAACACAACAAACTGTGCAAGAACTAAATAATACAAACGCCTCGATGTCAGAGGAAAATGACGCACTAAAACAACAACTTGAAGAAGCCAGCGAGCTAACAAAACGCGCTCAAATAATTGTTTCTCAGAACAGTGATGTCTCTTATCAGATTGAAAGCCTCAAACAGCAAGCTATGAATGCGACGGCACAACTAAACGCACTCCAAAACACCACAGAACAAAAATGGTTTATGATTGGCGTAGCAACATTATTGGGTGGGCTTTTTCTTGGTATATCTCTGCCCTTGATGCGTCGAAAGAAAAATAACACTGGATCTTGGTCTTAACAAAAAAAAGGAAAAAATGACATGGAAGCATCAATAGTACACTCCTTCTTTCTTATTTTTGCAGGAGCCGCTGTTGTTGCGTCCATCGCTCTTTATACCAAACAGCCCATGATTATCGCCTATATTGCATTAGGCGTTTTGTTTGGCCCATCGGTGCTGTCGCTCATAGACGAACCAAAGCTCATGGACGAAATGAGCCATATTGGCATCATTTTCTTGTTGTTTTTACTTGGCCTAGACATGCAGCCAAGCCATCTTATCAACATGTTAAAAAAAGCGTCATGGATCGCCCTACTCAGCTCTGTGATTTTTGCTTTTCTGGGCTACACGATTGCTATTGCTTGCGGCTACACCAACACTGAAAGCTTCATCATTGGCATTGCCATGATGTTTTCCAGCACCATTGTGTGTATAAAACTGCTACCTACAACGGCACTTCATCACAAGCATACCGGTGAACTAGTTGTCGGGCTGTTACTGCTGCAAGACATCATCGCGATCGCCGTACTCCTAGTGCTTTACAGCCTTTCAGGAACAAGTAGTAACGGCGTCATGCAGTTTATAAAGCCACTTATTAGCCTTCCGCTATTAATATTTGGCGCTTTTATTTTTGTAAAATACGTTTTATTAAAATTAATTACTCGATTTGATCGCTTTCACGAATACATCTTTCTTGTTTCGATTGGCTGGTGTTTGTCAATGGCCGTTTTTGCAGAAACCGCTGGGCTGTCTGCTGAGATGGGCGCTTTCATTGCAGGCATCACTTTAGCCACAAGCCCAATATCGCAGTACATTGCAACTAACTTAAAGCCATTAAGAGACTTTTTTCTGATTTTATTTTTCTTCACAATAGGTGCAAGCTTTGATTTATCCTTGCTTGGATTAGTTATTGCCCCTGCTCTTATATTGGCAATCAGTTCTATTTTGATTAAACCCGTGGTATTCCGGTATTTACTTAAAGGAATCAAGGAGGACGCCAGCACTTCATGGGAAGTCGGTTTTCGTTTAGGTCAAGTCAGCGAATTTTCCCTGTTAATTGCCTATTTGGCGGCCAATATAGGCCTAATAGGCACAGAAGCGTCCCACGTCATTCAAGCAACTGCTATTTTAACTTTTGCTTTATCCACTTACATTGTGATTTTAAACTTTCCTAACCCCATCGCCATTTCTGATAAATTGCGTCGAGACTGACAGTCAACGCTGTTTTTATGAAACATAAAAGAAAGAGGAAGTGCATTTACAAAATGCTTTTCTCTTTCCCCTTTCTTTGAACCCATAAAATATAATAGAATAGCGCGAAATACTTGGCTATAAACGTAAAAAGTCTTGTATACTAACGCGCAAATTTCGTCCTAACTTATTTAGAGTAATGTAATGGCTGACTTATCAAAATACAGAAACATCGGTATTTTTGCTCACGTTGACGCGGGCAAAACCACCACCACAGAACGTATTCTTAAACTTACCGGTATGATCCACAAAATCGGTGAAGTACATGAGGGTGAATCAACGACTGACTTCATGGAACAAGAAGCGGAGCGCGGAATTACCATCCAATCTGCGGCTGTAAGTTGTTTTTGGAAAGATCACCGTTTTAACGTTATCGACACACCTGGACACGTTGACTTCACTGTAGAAGTATACCGTTCACTAAAAGTTCTTGATGGCGGTATCGGTGTATTCTGTGGATCTGGTGGTGTTGAACCACAATCAGAAACCAACTGGCGCTACGCAAACGATTCTGAAGTTTCA
The sequence above is a segment of the Marinomonas sp. IMCC 4694 genome. Coding sequences within it:
- a CDS encoding cation:proton antiporter; translated protein: MEASIVHSFFLIFAGAAVVASIALYTKQPMIIAYIALGVLFGPSVLSLIDEPKLMDEMSHIGIIFLLFLLGLDMQPSHLINMLKKASWIALLSSVIFAFLGYTIAIACGYTNTESFIIGIAMMFSSTIVCIKLLPTTALHHKHTGELVVGLLLLQDIIAIAVLLVLYSLSGTSSNGVMQFIKPLISLPLLIFGAFIFVKYVLLKLITRFDRFHEYIFLVSIGWCLSMAVFAETAGLSAEMGAFIAGITLATSPISQYIATNLKPLRDFFLILFFFTIGASFDLSLLGLVIAPALILAISSILIKPVVFRYLLKGIKEDASTSWEVGFRLGQVSEFSLLIAYLAANIGLIGTEASHVIQATAILTFALSTYIVILNFPNPIAISDKLRRD
- a CDS encoding TIGR04211 family SH3 domain-containing protein, which codes for MSKKRIISLIVGTLLCTTAHSATVYISDIQFVAIREGQDNSTRAVERGLKSGTPLQLIEQSDGYTKVRTPSGNEGWVADYFLSEDMVSRDQILNLQSRLEQSVEDRDSIADVLTTTQQTVQELNNTNASMSEENDALKQQLEEASELTKRAQIIVSQNSDVSYQIESLKQQAMNATAQLNALQNTTEQKWFMIGVATLLGGLFLGISLPLMRRKKNNTGSWS